TCCCCGTATTCGTCGACCGCTCGCCACAACCAATGCTTGACCCCGCCGATCTTGACGCAGACCTCATCCAGATGCCATCGAGAACCCCGCCGGGGTTCTCGATGGCGCAGTTCCTCGGTCAGGAGTGGGGCGAACTTAATGTTCCATTGCCGCAGCGTTTCGTGACTGACTTGGATGCCGCGCTCGTGGAGCAGTTCCTGAACGTCCCGCTGGCTGAGTGGGAAGCGGTGGTACAGCCGCAGAGCGTAGCCGATCACGCTCAGGGGAAAACGGTGGCGGTAGGGCTTCCGGTCAGTCACAGCTCACCAGCCTACAGAGGTTAAGAGCGCCTATCAAAACCTCAGATTGGGAGGGCAAGGTGAAGCATGGCCACGTCTATGGTCAGCGACGAGCTGTGGCAGTTGATCCATCCGCTACTCCCACCTGAACCCCCAAAGCCCAAAGGAGGTCGACCCCGGGTGCCCGATCGAGCCGCACTGGAAGGCATCTTGTACGTCCTCAAGACCGGCATCGGCTGGGAACACCTCCCACACCAGCTCGGGTATGGCAGCGGCATGACCTGCTGGCGACGTCTCCGTGACTGGCACGCGGCGGGTGTCTTCACCCGCCTACACCACGTGCTTCTTGACCGGATGGCCCAGGCGCATCAACTTGACTGGACCCGCGCATGTGTGGACAGTACGAGCGTCCCCGCGGCCCGGGGGGGGCCCACACGGGCCCGAACCCCACGGATCGTGGCCGGCCTGGCAGCAAGCGTCATGTGATCGTCGATGGCCGCGGGACGCCATTGGCGGTCCGTATCTCGCCTGCCAATCGGCATGACAGCATGCTGTTCGAACCCCTGCTGGACGCGGTGCCGCCCATTCATAACGGGCTGCGGGGCCGGCCCCGCAGCCGTCCGGAGCGGCTGCATGCGGAC
This genomic stretch from Deinococcus sedimenti harbors:
- a CDS encoding IS6 family transposase, yielding MTDRKPYRHRFPLSVIGYALRLYHRFPLSQRDVQELLHERGIQVSHETLRQWNIKFAPLLTEELRHREPRRGSRWHLDEVCVKIGGVKHWLWRAVDEYG
- a CDS encoding IS5 family transposase (programmed frameshift), whose product is MATSMVSDELWQLIHPLLPPEPPKPKGGRPRVPDRAALEGILYVLKTGIGWEHLPHQLGYGSGMTCWRRLRDWHAAGVFTRLHHVLLDRMAQAHQLDWTRACVDSTSVPAARGGPHTGPNPTDRGRPGSKRHVIVDGRGTPLAVRISPANRHDSMLFEPLLDAVPPIHNGLRGRPRSRPERLHADKAYDIPRCRRACHHRGIKVRIARRGRESSERLGRYRWVVERTLAWFSRFRRLRVRYEVRADIHLAFTQLACCLITFKQHRRF